A window of the Thermoplasmata archaeon genome harbors these coding sequences:
- the smc gene encoding chromosome segregation protein SMC — MRTVFLKEIQMENFKSFGRKISIPFLQGYTSITGPNGSGKSNIADAILFVLGPKSSKAIRAGKLTDLIWNGGNDKNAADSCQVSLLFDNADRQIPVEADEVKLTRYVGLSPSVEGGYNSYFYINDRKSSLSEFDSLLAHARISAEGYNLVQQGDVQRIVSMSSVDRRRILDNIAGITKFDDDITQAEGKRRETEENLERIRIILEEIDKQIKQLEADRDGALKYKELNSRLTTAKAQLAYKNRELIERQIVGTKEQIGKHEADKAKLEAQKADLRTQLDAAVARLDELEREMAERGGEEAKQLKEKLDGLRIERARATDGIETSKETLKGIRAEAAEATKERAKVQRETDALARERGNVDTRTAELDEQIKSADKDLHEVDELASKGDAKVLGIQKRIIALNNEIDAVEERLKGIVLEGDRTREAMARLESEIAQLEDARKTYQTEFEDVEWQLKELRSTTRESGKGLQKLQQEFHDRRTEEAKLARDQADLQSAILSLTRQYAQLRAEADVAENLKRGYTAAVSAILDTRETGSIKGIHGTVAQLAHVEPQYETAIVTAAGARMQAIIVDDDSVAATCIDYLKKRKIGRATFLPLNKMLVGKPRGKAILVAKECLGFAIDLCHFDDKYRDAFFYVFGDTLVVQTLDEARKWMGGVRLVTLEGELIEASGAMIGGDMERSTLKFGAGSANDLEKIAEKLREAQAQAEAVANRLDEVRKAILDLEVQIKDFGGKTGAVEVKTSTLEAKRREFEVKLKSTDKDLADRKARFEDARKTATRIEEDLAKFTKGLDALKAKRDERKKAVIEATPQQISSRMKELMGRRATLAEELSGLRSKLEAMTTQTTFLDERRGELDTRLAALDDQRKDHEARIETFQASLGKLENEIRGLEKMEAQMGQKMKDLQDARDAAYKEKTDREGDLDKVAHKIETKEDFLLKMETELRAQQEQLADAERVMQEMAVEVQEGRLPTLQELKATIGECEAAITALGPINLRALEDYDAQQARAVELNDEFKRLEGQREELINLVTQLTDKKKEGLAKVFVSINENFRRVYSELSEGGEAELLLENPQDPFLAGLVMKVKPAHKKPLRLEALSGGEKSLVSMALIFAIQEYDPSPFYMLDEIDQNLDAVNAEKVARMIRRNSSTAQFVQISLRKVTLKEADHLIGITMTPASTSEVIMRVNLADIEDEKPTEAISA; from the coding sequence GTGAGGACCGTGTTTCTCAAAGAAATCCAGATGGAGAATTTCAAGTCATTCGGCCGAAAGATCTCGATCCCCTTCCTGCAGGGCTACACGTCGATCACGGGCCCGAACGGCTCGGGGAAGAGCAACATCGCCGACGCCATCCTGTTCGTCCTCGGACCGAAGAGCTCGAAGGCGATCCGCGCGGGGAAGCTCACGGACCTGATCTGGAACGGCGGGAATGACAAGAACGCCGCGGACTCCTGTCAAGTGAGCCTGCTCTTCGACAACGCGGACCGACAGATCCCCGTCGAGGCGGACGAGGTCAAGCTCACCCGGTACGTCGGCCTGAGCCCGTCCGTTGAGGGCGGCTACAACTCGTACTTCTACATCAACGACCGGAAATCCTCTCTGTCCGAGTTCGACTCCCTCCTCGCGCACGCACGCATCTCGGCGGAAGGATACAACCTCGTCCAGCAGGGGGACGTCCAGCGGATCGTCTCGATGTCGTCCGTCGACCGCCGCCGCATCTTGGACAACATCGCCGGGATCACGAAGTTCGATGACGACATCACCCAGGCGGAGGGCAAGCGCCGCGAGACGGAGGAGAACCTCGAGCGGATCCGGATCATCCTCGAGGAGATCGACAAGCAGATCAAACAGCTCGAGGCGGACCGCGACGGCGCACTGAAGTACAAGGAGCTGAACAGCCGCCTCACGACGGCGAAGGCCCAGCTGGCGTACAAGAACCGCGAACTCATCGAGCGGCAGATCGTCGGCACGAAGGAGCAGATCGGCAAGCACGAGGCCGACAAGGCGAAGCTCGAGGCCCAGAAGGCCGACCTCCGCACGCAGCTCGACGCGGCGGTCGCCCGGCTCGACGAACTCGAGCGCGAGATGGCGGAGCGCGGCGGCGAGGAGGCGAAGCAGCTCAAGGAGAAGCTCGACGGCCTGCGGATCGAGCGGGCTCGCGCGACGGACGGGATCGAGACGTCGAAGGAGACGCTCAAGGGGATCCGCGCGGAGGCCGCCGAGGCGACCAAGGAGCGGGCGAAAGTCCAGAGGGAGACGGACGCGCTCGCGCGGGAACGCGGGAACGTCGACACGCGGACCGCGGAGCTCGACGAGCAGATCAAGTCGGCCGACAAGGACCTGCACGAGGTCGACGAACTCGCCTCGAAGGGCGACGCGAAGGTCCTCGGGATCCAGAAGCGGATCATCGCGCTCAACAACGAGATCGACGCGGTCGAGGAGAGGCTCAAGGGGATCGTCCTCGAGGGCGACCGGACGAGGGAGGCAATGGCCCGCCTCGAGTCGGAGATCGCGCAGCTCGAGGACGCCCGCAAGACGTACCAGACGGAGTTCGAGGACGTGGAGTGGCAGCTGAAGGAACTCCGTTCGACGACGAGGGAATCCGGGAAAGGGCTTCAGAAGCTGCAGCAGGAGTTCCACGACCGGCGGACGGAGGAGGCGAAGCTCGCGCGGGACCAGGCCGACCTGCAGTCGGCGATCCTCAGCTTGACGCGGCAATACGCCCAGCTCCGGGCCGAGGCGGACGTCGCGGAGAACCTGAAGCGCGGTTACACCGCCGCGGTCTCCGCGATCCTCGACACCCGGGAGACCGGTTCGATCAAGGGCATCCACGGCACGGTCGCGCAGCTCGCGCACGTCGAGCCGCAATACGAGACGGCAATCGTCACGGCCGCCGGCGCGCGCATGCAGGCGATCATCGTCGACGACGATTCCGTCGCCGCGACGTGCATCGACTACCTCAAGAAGCGCAAGATCGGCCGAGCGACGTTCCTGCCGCTCAACAAGATGCTCGTGGGCAAGCCGCGAGGCAAGGCCATCCTCGTCGCGAAGGAGTGCCTCGGATTCGCGATCGACCTGTGCCATTTCGACGACAAATACCGGGACGCGTTCTTCTACGTCTTCGGCGACACGCTCGTCGTCCAGACGCTCGATGAGGCACGGAAGTGGATGGGCGGCGTCCGGCTCGTGACCCTCGAGGGCGAGCTGATCGAGGCATCCGGCGCGATGATCGGCGGGGACATGGAGCGGTCGACGCTCAAGTTCGGAGCCGGGTCCGCGAACGACCTCGAGAAGATCGCAGAGAAGCTGCGCGAGGCGCAGGCGCAAGCGGAGGCCGTCGCGAACCGCCTCGACGAGGTCCGCAAGGCGATCCTGGACCTGGAGGTGCAGATCAAGGACTTCGGCGGCAAGACCGGAGCCGTCGAGGTGAAGACGAGCACCCTCGAAGCGAAGCGGAGGGAATTCGAGGTGAAGCTCAAGTCGACGGACAAGGACCTGGCCGACCGCAAGGCGCGCTTCGAAGATGCCCGGAAGACCGCGACCCGGATCGAAGAGGACCTCGCGAAGTTCACGAAGGGCCTGGATGCGCTCAAGGCGAAGCGGGACGAGCGCAAGAAGGCCGTCATCGAGGCGACGCCCCAGCAGATCTCCTCGCGGATGAAGGAGCTGATGGGCCGCCGCGCGACCCTCGCGGAGGAGCTGAGCGGCCTCCGCTCGAAGCTCGAGGCGATGACGACGCAGACCACGTTCCTCGACGAGCGTCGCGGGGAACTCGACACGCGCCTCGCCGCCCTCGACGATCAGCGGAAGGACCACGAGGCGCGGATCGAGACGTTCCAGGCGTCGCTCGGCAAGCTCGAGAACGAGATCCGGGGTCTGGAGAAGATGGAGGCCCAGATGGGCCAGAAGATGAAGGACCTCCAGGACGCGCGGGACGCCGCGTACAAGGAGAAGACGGACCGCGAGGGGGACCTCGACAAGGTCGCGCACAAGATCGAGACGAAGGAGGATTTCCTCCTGAAGATGGAGACGGAGCTGAGGGCCCAGCAGGAGCAACTCGCGGACGCGGAGCGCGTCATGCAGGAGATGGCGGTCGAAGTCCAGGAAGGCCGCCTGCCGACCCTCCAGGAGCTCAAGGCGACGATCGGCGAGTGCGAGGCGGCGATCACCGCCCTCGGGCCGATCAACCTGCGCGCCCTCGAGGACTACGACGCCCAGCAGGCCCGGGCCGTCGAGCTGAACGACGAGTTCAAGCGGCTCGAGGGGCAGCGCGAGGAGCTGATCAACCTCGTGACCCAGCTCACGGACAAGAAGAAGGAAGGCCTCGCGAAGGTCTTCGTGTCCATCAACGAGAACTTCCGGCGCGTGTATTCGGAGCTGAGCGAAGGCGGCGAGGCGGAGCTCCTCCTCGAGAACCCGCAAGATCCGTTCCTGGCGGGGCTCGTCATGAAAGTCAAGCCGGCGCACAAGAAGCCGTTGCGGCTCGAGGCCCTGTCCGGCGGCGAGAAGTCGCTCGTGTCGATGGCCCTGATCTTCGCGATCCAGGAGTACGACCCGTCGCCCTTCTACATGCTCGATGAGATCGACCAGAACCTCGACGCGGTGAACGCGGAGAAGGTCGCCCGGATGATCCGGCGGAACAGTTCGACCGCGCAGTTCGTGCAGATCTCCCTGCGCAAGGTCACGTTGAAGGAAGCGGACCACCTGATCGGGATCACGATGACCCCCGCCTCGACGTCCGAGGTCATCATGCGCGTCAACCTCGCGGACATCGAGGACGAGAAGCCCACGGAGGCGATCTCCGCATGA
- a CDS encoding SMC-Scp complex subunit ScpB, whose translation MSERAIVEAALFSAGRALTADELARTTRLDVEVVKGHLRALAREYTARQSAVEVAQIGSKWTMQIRSEYTERARTFAPPEIDRDLLKTAALIAYHQPLLQSDLFDMIGSKVYEHTKALEDLGLISRKPSGRSFALTTTRYFAEFFGLKSSNREEIRRTMARNAGVAYTEKGDAGEPPTDASAPSTEALPPPTPVSAAPAAAPASG comes from the coding sequence GTGAGCGAGCGCGCGATCGTCGAGGCCGCGCTCTTCTCCGCGGGCCGGGCCCTGACGGCCGACGAACTGGCGCGGACGACCCGGCTCGACGTCGAGGTCGTCAAGGGACACCTCCGCGCCCTCGCCCGGGAGTACACCGCGCGGCAGAGCGCCGTCGAGGTCGCCCAGATCGGGTCCAAGTGGACGATGCAGATCCGTTCGGAGTACACGGAACGGGCCCGGACGTTCGCCCCGCCGGAGATCGACCGGGACCTCCTCAAGACGGCCGCCCTCATCGCCTACCACCAGCCGCTCCTCCAGAGCGACTTGTTCGACATGATCGGCTCGAAGGTGTACGAGCATACGAAGGCGCTCGAGGACCTCGGGCTGATTTCGCGCAAGCCGTCGGGCCGGTCCTTCGCCCTCACGACGACCCGCTACTTCGCGGAGTTCTTCGGGCTCAAGTCGTCGAACCGCGAGGAGATCCGGCGGACGATGGCGCGGAACGCGGGGGTGGCGTACACGGAGAAAGGGGACGCGGGCGAGCCGCCGACCGACGCGTCCGCGCCGTCGACGGAGGCGCTCCCGCCCCCGACGCCAGTCTCAGCGGCTCCGGCCGCGGCTCCGGCGAGCGGCTGA
- the hutH gene encoding histidine ammonia-lyase, with amino-acid sequence MHSLDGRSLDLADVVAVARRGERVRLAPAAARRVDASRQSLEKLAGSGPLAYGIRTGFGELANVAISEADAKRLQLNLLRSHAVGQGEPLRTDEVRASLLLRANTLSMGYSGVRRIVVTRLLDLLNRGVHPVIPSRGSLGASGDLAPLAHLGLVLVGEGRAEFGGRTMSGGQALKEAGVDPLVLQTKEGLAIVNGTAVMAGVGALALHDGLRLLKDAQVAASLSFEALRGSPRPYDDRLIALKPQPGAREVASNLRRLLRGSEIVPSHKGPHKVQDAYTLRCIPQVLGACRAALDHAAKALRIEMNAATDNPLIFPDESVSGGNFHGQSLAMALDYASLAMAVLAGFSERRIARLVDTRLSELPPFLTRESGLNSGMMILQYVAAGYASDNKVLAHPASADSIPTSANQEDFVPMGMAAALKFRQATENASHVVAMEYLAAAQGVEFLRPLRPGLGPRAAHAAIRREIATLEADRSMADDVERVLAWMRDGALVAAAEGAAGSLA; translated from the coding sequence ATGCACTCGCTCGACGGCCGATCGCTCGACCTCGCCGACGTCGTCGCGGTGGCCCGGCGCGGAGAGCGCGTCCGGCTCGCGCCGGCGGCCGCGCGGCGCGTGGACGCGAGCCGGCAATCCCTCGAGAAGCTCGCGGGGTCCGGCCCGCTGGCGTACGGCATCCGAACGGGGTTCGGCGAGCTCGCGAACGTCGCGATCTCCGAGGCGGACGCGAAGCGGCTCCAACTCAACTTGCTCCGGAGCCACGCGGTCGGTCAGGGCGAGCCGCTCCGGACGGACGAGGTGCGGGCGTCGCTCCTCTTGCGGGCGAACACGCTCTCGATGGGCTATTCCGGCGTGCGGAGGATCGTCGTCACGCGTCTCCTCGACCTCCTGAATCGGGGCGTCCATCCCGTCATCCCGTCCCGCGGATCGCTCGGGGCGAGCGGCGACCTCGCGCCGCTGGCGCACCTCGGCCTTGTGCTCGTCGGCGAAGGCCGCGCGGAATTCGGCGGGCGGACGATGTCCGGCGGGCAGGCGTTGAAGGAAGCGGGCGTGGACCCGCTCGTCCTGCAGACGAAAGAGGGCCTGGCGATCGTCAACGGGACCGCCGTCATGGCGGGGGTCGGGGCGCTGGCGCTCCACGACGGCCTGCGGCTCCTGAAGGATGCGCAGGTCGCTGCCTCCCTCTCGTTCGAGGCGCTCCGCGGCTCGCCGAGACCGTACGACGACCGCCTAATCGCCCTCAAGCCGCAACCCGGCGCGCGCGAGGTCGCGTCGAATCTCCGTCGCCTGCTGCGCGGCAGCGAGATCGTGCCGTCCCACAAGGGGCCGCACAAGGTCCAGGACGCCTACACGCTGCGGTGCATCCCGCAAGTCCTCGGCGCATGCCGCGCCGCGCTCGACCACGCGGCCAAGGCGCTGCGCATCGAGATGAACGCCGCGACGGACAACCCGCTCATCTTCCCGGACGAGAGCGTGAGCGGCGGGAACTTCCACGGCCAGTCGCTGGCGATGGCCTTGGACTACGCCTCGCTGGCGATGGCGGTCCTCGCCGGTTTCTCCGAGCGTCGGATCGCCCGGCTCGTCGACACGCGGCTCAGCGAGCTCCCGCCCTTCCTGACGAGGGAGAGCGGCCTGAACTCCGGCATGATGATCCTCCAGTACGTCGCCGCCGGGTATGCGAGCGACAACAAGGTGCTCGCCCATCCGGCCTCCGCGGACTCGATCCCGACGTCGGCGAACCAGGAGGACTTCGTGCCGATGGGGATGGCGGCGGCCCTGAAGTTCCGGCAGGCGACGGAGAACGCGAGCCACGTCGTCGCGATGGAGTACCTCGCCGCGGCCCAAGGCGTGGAGTTCCTCCGGCCCTTGCGGCCGGGTCTCGGCCCGCGGGCGGCGCACGCCGCGATCCGGCGCGAGATCGCGACCCTCGAGGCCGACCGGTCGATGGCGGACGACGTCGAACGCGTCCTGGCGTGGATGCGGGATGGGGCGCTCGTCGCGGCCGCGGAGGGCGCCGCCGGATCGCTCGCCTGA
- the rnz gene encoding ribonuclease Z has product MQIVFLGTSGSWPTPKRNVSAVAIKRGPEVILFDCGEGTQRQFMQSKLSFMQVSRVFISHFHGDHFLGLPGMVQSMSMNGREAPLDVYGPRGIERLVTDLLSLGYFTPGFAVRGKELPPGGEVDCGEYVVRAFEAVHTVPCLGYVLEEKPRPGRFGLERAEALGVPSGPLFSRLQEGQSVSVGGRAVRPEDVLGPPRRGRKVVYTGDTMPHDALMDVARNADVLIHDATSDAALEEKANRYGHSSSRQAAEIAAKANVGLLVLTHLSPRYEDPTTILEDAKKVFEDVRVAEDFMEIEVPYPE; this is encoded by the coding sequence ATGCAGATCGTCTTCCTCGGCACGTCGGGATCGTGGCCGACGCCGAAGCGGAACGTGAGTGCGGTCGCGATCAAGCGCGGTCCCGAGGTCATCCTGTTCGACTGCGGCGAAGGCACGCAACGTCAGTTCATGCAGAGCAAGCTGAGCTTCATGCAGGTCTCCCGCGTCTTCATCTCCCACTTCCACGGCGACCATTTCCTCGGGTTGCCGGGGATGGTGCAGAGCATGTCGATGAACGGCCGCGAGGCGCCCCTCGACGTCTACGGGCCGCGGGGGATCGAGCGGCTCGTCACGGACCTCCTCTCGCTCGGATACTTCACGCCGGGCTTCGCGGTCCGAGGGAAGGAGCTGCCTCCGGGCGGCGAGGTCGATTGCGGGGAGTACGTCGTGCGGGCGTTCGAGGCCGTGCACACGGTGCCTTGCCTCGGCTACGTCCTCGAGGAGAAACCCCGCCCGGGGCGGTTCGGCCTCGAGCGCGCGGAGGCTCTCGGGGTGCCGAGCGGGCCGCTGTTCAGTCGCCTCCAGGAGGGACAGTCGGTCTCGGTCGGCGGACGCGCGGTCCGTCCGGAGGACGTCCTCGGGCCTCCCCGCCGCGGCCGCAAGGTCGTGTACACCGGCGACACGATGCCGCACGACGCCCTGATGGACGTCGCCCGGAACGCGGACGTCCTGATCCACGACGCGACGTCCGATGCCGCGCTCGAGGAGAAGGCGAACCGGTACGGACACTCGTCCTCCCGGCAGGCCGCGGAGATCGCCGCGAAGGCGAACGTGGGACTGCTCGTCCTGACCCACCTGAGCCCGCGGTACGAGGATCCGACGACGATCCTCGAGGACGCGAAGAAGGTCTTTGAGGACGTCCGGGTCGCCGAGGACTTCATGGAGATCGAGGTCCCGTACCCGGAGTAG
- a CDS encoding CBS domain-containing protein: MMPDLEEIPRLRKALSLTQTALARLANVSQSTIVKIEKRQMNPSYDVVRRIMNSLEAELKKQEKKALVDQIQTRKVQYVEARLPLQTAVGEMQHWKFSQMPVMHNGHPVGSISDKVINNLILSGRDPKDLARIRVDEVMEPAFPQVDSKAPVELAASLLRHYNAVLVTTRGEVTGIVTKSDLMKLL, from the coding sequence ATGATGCCCGACCTGGAGGAGATCCCGCGCCTCCGCAAGGCCCTGAGCCTCACGCAAACTGCGCTCGCCCGCCTCGCGAACGTCAGCCAGTCGACGATCGTGAAGATCGAGAAGCGGCAGATGAATCCCTCGTACGACGTCGTGCGGCGGATCATGAACTCGCTCGAGGCGGAGCTGAAGAAGCAGGAGAAGAAAGCGCTCGTGGACCAGATCCAGACGCGGAAGGTCCAGTACGTCGAGGCGAGGCTGCCCCTGCAGACGGCGGTCGGCGAGATGCAACATTGGAAGTTCTCTCAGATGCCGGTCATGCACAACGGGCATCCGGTCGGCTCGATCTCGGACAAGGTGATCAACAACCTGATCTTGAGCGGTCGGGACCCGAAAGACCTCGCACGGATCCGCGTCGACGAGGTCATGGAGCCCGCGTTCCCCCAGGTCGACTCGAAAGCCCCGGTCGAGCTCGCCGCGAGCCTGTTGCGCCACTACAACGCGGTCCTCGTGACCACGCGGGGCGAGGTCACGGGCATCGTCACGAAGTCGGACCTGATGAAGCTCCTGTGA
- a CDS encoding methionine adenosyltransferase, with the protein MARNIYVEELIHTPIEQQGTEIVERKGIGHPDSVADGLAEAVSRALCKMYVARFGRILHHNTDQVEVVGGQSAPKFGGGVFLEPAYILLVGRATTMVNGERLPYRTTAIEAAHDHLTQTCTNLNVDADVTIDCKIGQGSIDLRGLYDTQKQLANDTSFGVGFAPFSELETVVLQTEQLINGPLKDDLKAVGQDIKVMGVRHGDAMRLTIAAAIVDKHVPDGDAYVGVIEELRERVLDNAVKYTDREVKVDINTGDNPEAGIYYLTVTGLSWENGDDGSVGRGNRVSGLITPYRPMSMEAAAGKNPVTHVGKLYNILSFDIADRLVREHPGKVKEVWVRIVSQIGKPIDEPQAATAQIIPEKGTKIGSLQKDAEALIDEELSKIYKLTDRIVAGKARCF; encoded by the coding sequence GTGGCACGCAACATCTACGTCGAGGAACTCATTCACACGCCGATCGAACAACAGGGCACGGAGATCGTCGAGCGGAAAGGGATCGGCCATCCGGACAGCGTCGCCGACGGGCTCGCGGAAGCCGTGTCTCGGGCGCTGTGCAAGATGTACGTCGCGCGGTTCGGACGGATCCTCCATCACAACACGGACCAAGTGGAGGTCGTCGGTGGGCAGAGCGCCCCGAAGTTCGGCGGGGGCGTGTTCCTCGAGCCCGCGTACATCCTCCTCGTCGGCCGCGCGACGACGATGGTCAACGGCGAGCGACTCCCGTACCGCACGACGGCGATCGAGGCCGCGCACGACCACCTCACGCAGACGTGCACGAACCTCAACGTCGACGCGGACGTGACGATCGACTGCAAGATCGGCCAAGGCTCCATCGACCTCCGGGGGCTGTACGACACGCAGAAGCAGCTCGCGAACGACACGTCGTTCGGCGTCGGCTTCGCGCCGTTCTCCGAACTGGAGACGGTCGTCTTGCAGACGGAACAGCTCATCAACGGGCCGCTGAAGGACGACCTGAAGGCGGTCGGGCAGGACATCAAGGTCATGGGGGTCCGCCACGGGGACGCCATGCGCCTCACGATCGCCGCCGCGATCGTCGACAAGCACGTGCCGGACGGCGATGCTTACGTCGGCGTTATCGAGGAGCTTCGCGAACGTGTCCTCGACAACGCGGTCAAGTACACGGACCGCGAGGTGAAAGTCGACATCAACACGGGAGACAATCCCGAGGCGGGGATCTACTACCTGACGGTCACCGGCCTGTCGTGGGAGAACGGGGACGATGGCAGCGTCGGCCGCGGGAATCGGGTGAGCGGACTCATCACCCCGTACCGACCGATGTCCATGGAGGCTGCCGCCGGAAAGAATCCCGTGACGCACGTCGGCAAGCTGTACAACATCCTCTCGTTCGACATCGCGGACCGCCTCGTGAGAGAGCACCCGGGCAAGGTGAAGGAGGTCTGGGTGCGCATCGTCTCGCAGATCGGGAAGCCGATCGACGAGCCGCAGGCGGCCACCGCGCAGATCATCCCGGAGAAGGGGACAAAGATCGGTTCGCTCCAAAAGGACGCCGAGGCCCTCATCGACGAGGAACTCTCGAAGATCTACAAACTCACGGATCGGATCGTCGCGGGCAAGGCGCGTTGCTTCTGA
- the glyA gene encoding serine hydroxymethyltransferase, protein MDEDVAFIEEQVDRHHAWFSKCLPLIASENIISPMAREMLLTDFGDRYAEGLPHERYYQGNTFVDEVEDRVVALAKKIFRVRHADPRLISGTVANMAVYFALLEPGDIMTSVALSHGAHISSAKFGAAGMRGVHNVNYPFDVDRMNIDVDETAKLIKQVRPRVAAFGQSVFLFPTPLRDLRDAFQEAGCDVWYDGAHVLGLIAGGKFQDPLHEGADVLTGSTHKTLPGPQHGILLSDSDDEKFVKRLQRAVFPGVVSNHHLHAMAALGIALAECAEFGRAYADQIVRNSKALAQALHERGVKVLAEKHGFTESHAIALDVGALGGGAKVAADLEKANIITNKNLLPWDTSPVKPSGIRLGTQELTRLGMTEAQMREVADLFARVAVKGEPAEKVAADVASMRAEFNTVHFCFTEGAEAHRRWRIA, encoded by the coding sequence ATGGACGAGGACGTCGCATTCATCGAAGAGCAGGTGGACCGCCACCACGCCTGGTTCTCCAAGTGCCTCCCGCTGATCGCGTCGGAGAACATCATCAGCCCGATGGCGCGGGAGATGCTCCTCACCGATTTCGGAGACCGCTACGCGGAGGGCCTGCCGCACGAACGGTACTACCAGGGCAACACGTTCGTCGACGAAGTCGAAGACCGCGTCGTCGCCCTCGCGAAGAAAATCTTCCGCGTTCGGCACGCAGACCCGCGGCTGATCAGCGGCACGGTCGCGAACATGGCCGTGTACTTCGCCTTGCTCGAGCCGGGCGACATCATGACGTCCGTCGCCCTGAGCCACGGCGCCCACATCAGCTCCGCGAAGTTCGGCGCGGCCGGGATGCGGGGCGTGCACAACGTCAACTATCCCTTTGATGTCGACCGAATGAACATCGACGTCGACGAGACGGCGAAGCTGATCAAGCAGGTCCGCCCGCGTGTGGCCGCCTTCGGCCAGAGCGTCTTTCTCTTCCCGACGCCTCTGCGGGACCTCCGGGACGCGTTCCAGGAGGCCGGGTGCGACGTCTGGTACGACGGCGCGCACGTGCTCGGCCTGATCGCCGGCGGCAAGTTCCAGGACCCGCTCCACGAAGGCGCCGATGTGCTCACGGGATCGACGCACAAGACGCTCCCGGGGCCGCAGCACGGCATCCTCCTGTCCGACTCCGACGATGAGAAGTTCGTCAAGAGGCTTCAGCGGGCCGTCTTCCCTGGCGTCGTGTCGAACCACCATCTGCATGCGATGGCGGCGCTCGGAATCGCGCTCGCGGAGTGCGCCGAGTTCGGCCGCGCTTACGCCGACCAGATCGTCCGGAACTCGAAGGCCCTCGCGCAGGCGCTCCATGAGAGAGGCGTGAAGGTCCTTGCCGAGAAACACGGATTCACGGAGAGCCACGCGATTGCGCTGGACGTCGGGGCGCTCGGCGGCGGCGCGAAGGTCGCCGCGGACCTGGAGAAGGCGAACATCATCACGAACAAGAACCTCCTGCCGTGGGACACGTCCCCGGTGAAGCCGAGCGGCATCCGGCTCGGGACGCAGGAGCTCACGCGCCTCGGGATGACGGAAGCGCAGATGCGGGAGGTGGCGGACCTGTTCGCCCGCGTCGCCGTGAAAGGGGAGCCGGCGGAGAAGGTCGCGGCCGACGTCGCCTCGATGCGTGCGGAGTTCAACACGGTCCACTTCTGCTTCACGGAAGGCGCGGAAGCCCACCGCCGATGGCGGATCGCATGA
- a CDS encoding Rab family GTPase — MSAPGVLAKVKICMAGEAGVGKTSLIRRFVQDAFDDRYVATLGTKVTKKSVAVRHPSGAGDVPVDVIIWDIMGTPTLRELLKEAYYHGARGILAVADVTRRGTLDALDAWAASIRSVAGNIPTYGVVNKEDLHPQAAMTSAEVESFFRARGWAWSYASARSGRGVEEIFQGLVTQVLVGRD; from the coding sequence ATGAGCGCGCCCGGCGTCCTCGCGAAGGTGAAGATCTGCATGGCCGGCGAGGCGGGCGTCGGCAAGACCTCCCTCATCCGACGGTTCGTCCAGGACGCGTTCGACGACCGATACGTCGCCACGCTCGGCACGAAGGTCACGAAGAAGAGCGTCGCGGTCCGGCACCCGTCCGGCGCCGGCGACGTGCCCGTCGACGTGATCATCTGGGACATCATGGGGACCCCGACCTTGCGGGAACTCCTCAAGGAGGCGTACTACCACGGGGCCCGGGGGATCCTCGCCGTGGCCGACGTCACCCGGCGCGGCACCCTCGACGCGCTGGACGCGTGGGCGGCCTCGATCCGCTCCGTGGCGGGCAACATCCCGACGTACGGCGTCGTGAACAAGGAAGACCTGCATCCCCAGGCCGCGATGACGTCCGCGGAGGTCGAGTCGTTCTTCCGCGCGCGGGGATGGGCGTGGTCGTACGCGAGCGCGAGGAGCGGTCGCGGCGTCGAGGAGATCTTCCAAGGGCTTGTCACGCAAGTCCTCGTGGGCCGCGACTGA